In Thalassotalea sp. Sam97, a single window of DNA contains:
- the tusA gene encoding sulfurtransferase TusA: MSEATFAKADHTLDAIGLRCPEPVMMVRMNIRKIGIGETLLVLADDPSTTRDIPSFCEFMEHELVAKDTDSGTYKYLIKKK; this comes from the coding sequence ATGTCAGAAGCAACTTTTGCAAAAGCAGATCATACATTAGATGCCATCGGTTTACGGTGTCCTGAGCCGGTGATGATGGTGCGTATGAATATTCGAAAAATTGGTATCGGCGAAACCTTATTGGTACTTGCAGATGATCCATCAACTACTCGCGATATACCAAGTTTTTGTGAGTTTATGGAGCACGAACTCGTCGCCAAGGATACGGATTCAGGTACCTATAAGTATCTTATTAAGAAAAAGTAG